The following proteins come from a genomic window of Prionailurus viverrinus isolate Anna chromosome D1, UM_Priviv_1.0, whole genome shotgun sequence:
- the LRRC10B gene encoding leucine-rich repeat-containing protein 10B gives MGIAESTPDELPSDAEEQLRSGEQQLELSGRRLRRLPGAVCALSRLQKLYVSGTGLRELPEEIEELRELRILALDFNKLERLPDGLCRLPRLTRLYLGGNRLLALPADFAQLQSLRCLWIEGNFLRRFPRPLLRLVALQSLQMGDNRLRALPAELPRMTGLRGLWLYGNRFEEFPPALLRMGRLHILDLDRNRLGGFPDLHPLRALRVFSYDHNPVTGPPRVADTVFLVGEGAVERMAERDEPTPRPPPRRPARAFEDEEEEDLLIGGGSSRALGTPGGSLPALEAAPGLGT, from the coding sequence ATGGGCATCGCCGAGTCCACGCCGGACGAGCTGCCGTCGGACGCGGAGGAGCAGCTGCGCAGCGGCGAGCAGCAGCTGGAGCTGAGCGGGAGGCGGCTGCGGCGGCTGCCCGGCGCCGTGTGTGCGCTGAGCCGCCTGCAGAAGCTGTACGTGAGCGGCACGGGGCTGCGCGAGCTGCCCGAGGAGATCGAGGAGCTGCGCGAGCTGCGCATCCTGGCGCTCGACTTCAACAAACTCGAGCGCTTGCCCGACGGCCTGTGTCGCCTGCCGCGCCTCACGCGCCTCTACCTGGGCGGCAACCGGCTGCTGGCGCTGCCCGCCGACTTCGCGCAGCTGCAGAGCCTGCGCTGCCTCTGGATCGAGGGCAACTTCCTGCGGCGCTTCCCGCGGCCGCTGCTGCGCCTGGTGGCGCTGCAGTCGCTGCAGATGGGCGACAACCGGCTGCGCGCGCTGCCCGCCGAGCTGCCGCGCATGACGGGCCTGCGCGGCCTCTGGCTCTACGGCAACCGCTTCGAGGAGTTCCCGCCCGCGCTGCTGCGCATGGGCCGCCTGCACATCCTCGACCTGGACCGCAACCGCCTGGGCGGCTTCCCCGACCTGCACCCGCTGCGCGCCCTGCGCGTCTTCTCCTACGACCACAACCCGGTCACTGGGCCCCCGCGCGTCGCCGACACCGTCTTCCTCGTGGGCGAGGGCGCGGTCGAGCGCATGGCCGAGCGTGACGAGCCCACGCCCCGGCCGCCGCCCCGGCGCCCAGCTCGGGCTTttgaggatgaggaggaagaagaccTACTCATAGGGGGCGGGAGCTCCCGGGCTCTGGGGACCCCCGGGGGCAGCCTCCCCGCCCTGGAAGCCGCCCCAGGACTGGGCACCTGA